The following proteins come from a genomic window of Liolophura sinensis isolate JHLJ2023 chromosome 13, CUHK_Ljap_v2, whole genome shotgun sequence:
- the LOC135480291 gene encoding prostaglandin E synthase 2-like, with protein MMTNADSKTGESSQKNGPLSIKPTKSVRVDTDNYGLKMTLFQYQTCPFCCKVRALLDYYGFSYDVVEVNSVWRTQTKWSSYKKVPILVIHGEKNKEYLQLNDSSVIMSILETYLMDTNQSIENLLKFYPSIESKNAKGKTEIEFPNKYFIMYQDMVVKSTAQVIKEERKWRSWVDNTLVHSLSPNVYRTPSEALQAFKYFSQVGDWENTFSAAERMVVIYVGAVAMYFVGKILKKRHSLKDDVRSSLYDQCKEWTAAIGNKKPFMGGDQPNLADLSVYGVLNSIEGCDAFQDVLQNTKIGPWYERMKKVVSHHGGANSSNKQR; from the exons ATGATGACAAATGCGGATTCTAAAACAGGCGAATCAAGCCAAAAAAATGGACCTCTTTCAATCAAACCAACAAAATCG GTACGAGTTGATACAGATAACTATGGCCTGAAGATGACTCTGTTccagtatcagacttgtccctTCTGTTGTAAAGTCCGCGCACTGCTCGATTACTATGGCTTCTCCTACGATGTCGTTGAAGTCAACTCTGTGTGGAGAACCCAGACAAAATGGTCCTCATACAAAAAGGTTCCGATTTTGGTGATCCATGGTGAAAAGAACAAGGAATATCTG CAACTGAATGACTCCTCTGTTATAATGAGCATCTTGGAGACTTACCTGATGGACACAAACCAGTCTATAGAGAACCTTCTGAAGTTTTATCCCTCCATCGAGTCCAAAAATGCCAAAGGCAAAACAGAGATCGAGTTTCCTAACAAATACTTTATTATGTATCAAGACATGGTTGTGAAGTCTACAGCCCAGGTTATCAA AGAGGAGCGTAAGTGGCGGTCGTGGGTTGACAACACCCTAGTACATAGTCTCTCCCCCAATGTGTATCGTACGCCGTCCGAGGCTCTACAGGCATTCAAGTACTTCTCACAAGTGGGCGACTGGGAAAACACCTTCTCTGCGGCAGAGAGGATGGTCGTTATCTACGTGGGTGCTGTTGCCATGTACTTCGTTggcaaaattctgaaaaaacg ACATTCATTGAAGGATGACGTGCGAAGCTCTCTCTATGACCAATGTAAAGAGTGGACTGCCGCCATTGGCAACAAGAAACCATTTATGGGTGGAGATCAGCCAAATCTAGCCGACTTG tcaGTGTACGGTGTTCTCAACTCTATAGAAGGATGCGATGCCTTCCAGGACGTGCTGCAAAACACCAAGATAGGGCCGTGGTACGAGAGAATGAAAAAAGTTGTCTCCCATCACGGTGGTGCCAACTCGTCAAACAAGCAACGGTGA